In Geotrypetes seraphini chromosome 4, aGeoSer1.1, whole genome shotgun sequence, a single window of DNA contains:
- the LOC117359128 gene encoding uncharacterized protein LOC117359128 yields MSAESEWQSGLEVPVRSAVRRSGESWLLAVALQVLLCSHPLFLGLLFTASRLRLLVLFQRQGLLPVASQQFEVEILARLLLKFRRLAPEARAEGLPMPAHLWNLVRKESGRCSAYSSGSRYSLWIVGHSYVHWAAERALIRPGGRHLGLGSQGLRVSWWGQRGMRWSQLLLLMERLRSRPRHPDILLIHLGGNDVDSCSGKDLINIVKDDLRVVLDWFPSVLLVWSDIVPRPHCLASRRWTRGLAKLNRQVGKWVMGQGGLQLLHDWVDVSCAGLFHSDGVHLSAVGWDLLLDDFASGCERVLATR; encoded by the exons ATGTCGGCGGAGTCGGAGTGGCAGAGCGGCCTGGAGGTTCCGGTTCGGAGCGCAGTCCGGCGCTCGGGGGAGTCGTGGCTGCTGGCGGTGGCGCTACAGGTTCTACTCTGCTCTCATCCACTGTTCCTGGGGTTGCTGTTCACGGCGTCTCGGCTTCGACTTCTGGTCCTGTTTCAGCGGCAGGGACTGCTGCCAGTGGCGTCTCAGCAGTTCGAAGTGGAGATCTTGGCTCGTCTTCTACTCAAG TTTCGTCGGTTGGCGCCAGAAGCTCGAGCAGAGGGTTTGCCGATGCCAGCTCATTTATGGAACCTGGTCAGGAAGGAATCTGGGAGATGCTCCGCTT ATTCCAGCGGCAGTCGTTACTCCTTGTGGATCGTTGGTCACTCTTATGTTCACTGGGCGGCTGAGCGTGCGTTGATTCGCCCTGGTGGTCGCCATCTCGGGCTGGGTTCTCAGGGCCTCCGTGTTTCCTGGTGGGGACAACGTGGGATGCGCTGGAGTCAGCTGCTGCTGTTGATGGAACGTCTGCGATCTCGACCTCGTCATCCTGACATTTTGCTTATTCATTTAGGGGGAAATGATGTTGATTCCTGTTCAGGGAAGGATTTGATTAACATTGTTAAGGATGATTTAAGGGTGGTTTTAGATTGGTTCCCTAGTGTGTTGTTAGTGTGGTCGGATATTGTACCGCGCCCTCATTGTTTGGCGTCACGTCGCTGGACTCGTGGGTTGGCGAAGCTTAATAGACAGGTTGGGAAATGGGTTATGGGTCAGGGTGGATTACAGTTGTTGCACGACTGGGTGGATGTTTCGTGTGCTGGGTTATTTCATAGTGACGGGGTTCATTTGTCTGCAGTAGGTTGGGATCTCCTGCTAGATGACTTTGCATCGGGCTGTGAAAGAGTGCTGGCCACGCGGTGA